Proteins from a genomic interval of Undibacterium parvum:
- a CDS encoding WbuC family cupin fold metalloprotein, which yields MINIINQETLSELSQVAAASPRLRKNLNLHASNESRSHRLLNALEPGTYIQPHCHLDAEKDETMIALSGSFGILIFDIDGKVCEKILMTAGQGNLGVTIPTGVFHSMVALEPASVFFESKAGPYVAVADAEKASWAPAEGEPGCAAYLAQMLAHFSAP from the coding sequence ATGATCAACATCATTAACCAGGAAACCCTGAGTGAGCTCTCGCAAGTGGCAGCGGCCAGTCCGCGCCTGCGTAAAAACCTCAATCTGCACGCCAGTAATGAATCGCGCAGCCATAGATTGCTCAATGCGCTAGAGCCTGGCACCTATATTCAACCGCATTGCCACCTTGATGCCGAGAAAGATGAAACCATGATTGCCCTGAGCGGTAGTTTTGGCATACTCATTTTTGATATCGATGGCAAGGTGTGCGAGAAAATCCTGATGACGGCTGGGCAGGGCAATCTTGGTGTGACGATACCGACCGGGGTATTTCATAGTATGGTCGCACTGGAACCCGCTTCGGTGTTTTTTGAATCTAAGGCCGGACCGTATGTGGCGGTGGCCGATGCCGAGAAAGCCAGTTGGGCACCCGCCGAAGGTGAGCCAGGGTGCGCTGCTTATCTGGCACAAATGCTGGCACACTTTAGCGCGCCCTAA
- a CDS encoding gluconolaconase, with translation MAWPATLVRLAGAASAGNINGSSDLARFSDPYGIVYDQAGNLYVADGGDNNRIRKITPAGIVSTLAGSSEAYADGQGEAAAFHTPSGLAIDAAGNLYVADTGNHRIRKISALGVVTTVAGNGQAGYRDGAASQAQFNGPVGVAVDASGKVYVADTYNDKIRVINVDGEVTTLAGGDRPGYRDGIALEALFDTPSALVVSASAEVFVSDTRNNAIRKISALGQVTTLARSLPEDSDALMKRPLGLALTHDGVLYVGEASNGRLLQIDASGKLHGLSGIDIDIQSGDAFSARLQRPVAIAIKADGTLAVSDAAQFQVLSVQHKLAESEQVAAVQPAPATTKLATSKLASASTLSQSPSFPWPLKPQHQAHEIVGTIGEVRGNYKGESRDHFHSGVDIQAAMGAPVLAVASEKVSTVLPAWGYGSINEGMRIANMSYIHMRVGRQQDDSPIDPSRFIVTRGEPIPDDKDKLAANDQIRIKRGTRFQTGEVLGTVNRMYHVHLSYSQAGAALNPLTLGLSGFKDEVAPHIEQIQLLSQTGQILKKNKGDTRLRVARSLDKLSIIVDAYDQADGNAARRRLGLYKLGYQILHADGSPLPGFEQPQIKLEFNRLPPDEESVKIAYASDSGITVHGNASTRFLYKVTNIVRDGHASTAYWSIKDLPLGDYILRILAADYAGNQAMAGRDLAIRLE, from the coding sequence TTGGCTTGGCCAGCCACGCTAGTGCGTTTGGCTGGTGCCGCTAGCGCAGGAAACATAAACGGCAGCTCTGACTTGGCCCGCTTCAGCGATCCCTACGGCATCGTCTACGATCAAGCAGGAAATCTGTATGTGGCGGATGGCGGCGACAATAATCGCATCAGGAAAATTACGCCGGCTGGCATAGTCAGCACCCTAGCGGGATCTAGCGAAGCCTATGCTGACGGTCAGGGTGAGGCTGCAGCATTCCACACACCCTCGGGTTTGGCGATCGATGCTGCAGGTAATTTATATGTGGCAGACACTGGCAATCATCGTATCCGCAAGATCAGCGCGCTAGGTGTGGTCACTACCGTCGCAGGCAATGGCCAGGCCGGGTATCGCGATGGTGCCGCCAGCCAGGCCCAATTTAACGGGCCGGTCGGGGTGGCAGTCGACGCTAGCGGCAAGGTGTATGTAGCAGATACTTATAACGACAAAATCCGTGTCATCAATGTAGATGGTGAAGTCACTACTTTGGCTGGCGGTGATCGCCCCGGCTACCGGGACGGCATAGCACTAGAGGCGCTATTTGACACCCCCAGCGCGCTGGTAGTCAGCGCCAGCGCTGAAGTCTTTGTCAGCGATACCCGCAACAATGCGATCCGTAAAATCAGCGCGCTGGGTCAGGTTACGACGCTGGCACGCAGCTTGCCCGAGGACAGCGACGCCCTGATGAAACGTCCACTAGGTCTGGCGCTGACGCACGATGGTGTGCTGTATGTAGGAGAAGCCTCGAATGGCCGTCTGCTGCAGATAGACGCGAGCGGCAAACTACATGGCTTAAGCGGCATAGACATCGATATTCAGAGCGGCGACGCATTTAGTGCGCGCCTGCAGCGCCCGGTCGCGATCGCTATCAAGGCCGACGGCACGCTGGCGGTGAGTGATGCGGCGCAATTTCAAGTTCTCAGCGTCCAACACAAACTAGCGGAATCAGAACAAGTTGCCGCAGTCCAGCCTGCACCTGCCACGACCAAGCTCGCCACCTCCAAGCTCGCCAGCGCGTCGACGCTCAGCCAATCGCCCAGCTTCCCCTGGCCGCTCAAACCACAACATCAAGCCCATGAAATCGTCGGCACTATCGGTGAAGTGCGTGGCAATTACAAGGGTGAGAGCCGTGACCATTTTCATAGCGGTGTCGATATCCAGGCCGCCATGGGAGCGCCAGTGTTGGCCGTTGCCAGTGAAAAAGTCAGTACGGTGTTGCCAGCCTGGGGCTACGGCAGTATCAATGAAGGAATGCGCATCGCAAATATGTCCTACATCCACATGCGCGTCGGACGCCAACAAGACGATAGTCCTATCGACCCTAGCCGCTTTATCGTGACTAGGGGTGAACCGATACCGGACGACAAGGACAAGCTGGCAGCCAATGATCAAATCCGGATTAAGCGCGGCACCCGTTTTCAAACTGGTGAAGTGTTAGGCACAGTCAATCGCATGTATCACGTGCATCTCAGTTATAGTCAAGCAGGTGCGGCACTCAATCCACTGACTCTGGGTTTGAGCGGCTTTAAAGATGAAGTAGCTCCGCACATAGAGCAGATACAATTACTCAGTCAAACTGGCCAGATCCTGAAAAAAAATAAGGGCGACACGCGGCTGCGGGTAGCGCGCAGCTTAGATAAGCTCAGCATCATCGTCGATGCTTACGATCAGGCCGATGGTAATGCAGCGCGCCGCCGTCTGGGCCTTTACAAACTCGGTTATCAAATTTTGCACGCCGATGGCAGTCCACTGCCAGGCTTTGAGCAGCCCCAGATCAAGCTCGAATTTAACCGTCTGCCGCCAGATGAAGAGAGCGTCAAAATTGCCTACGCCAGCGACAGTGGCATCACCGTACATGGCAACGCCAGTACCCGTTTCTTGTACAAGGTCACCAACATCGTCAGAGATGGCCACGCCAGCACGGCTTACTGGTCTATCAAAGATCTGCCTTTAGGTGATTACATCTTACGTATTCTGGCCGCAGACTACGCCGGCAATCAGGCCATGGCCGGACGCGATTTGGCGATAAGGCTAGAGTGA
- a CDS encoding Dabb family protein — MLGHIAAFSHHVLFCLKRPDSSEDRAQLLAALHALAQIEVVRGMHISLPAAPGHDPVVDRNYDLSLLLFFDSIEDEKTYQSHALHQKFIQENAALLGSVRVFDSFSQNSN, encoded by the coding sequence ATGCTTGGGCATATCGCCGCATTTTCCCACCATGTTTTGTTCTGCTTGAAGCGTCCCGATTCGTCGGAAGATCGCGCCCAATTGCTGGCTGCGCTGCATGCACTGGCGCAGATCGAGGTGGTACGCGGCATGCATATTTCTTTACCAGCAGCGCCAGGCCATGATCCTGTGGTCGATAGGAATTACGACCTGTCTTTGCTATTGTTTTTCGATAGCATAGAAGACGAAAAAACATATCAAAGTCATGCTTTGCATCAAAAATTTATTCAGGAAAACGCCGCTTTGCTGGGCTCAGTGCGGGTGTTTGATTCGTTCAGCCAAAACTCAAACTGA
- a CDS encoding glutathione S-transferase family protein, with translation MYTLFIANKNYSSWSLRPWALMRELGIPFEEKIAPFGSDSNWDEFRSFNPAGKVPCLHASKAVDVVWDSLAIIEYLAERHAGVWPTDGKARTWARCAAAEMHSGFTAIRQTCPMHVGFRIQMPATSAAFNHDIARLNELWNQGLDQFGGPFLAGAKFTAIDAFFAPVVFRAQSYGLALNEKSAAYAQHLLQTNAMQQWQSEALTESWREPGHEQAALAAGNLLADLRA, from the coding sequence ATGTACACACTATTCATCGCAAATAAAAATTATTCCTCCTGGTCCTTGCGTCCTTGGGCGCTGATGCGCGAACTCGGGATTCCTTTCGAAGAAAAAATCGCACCGTTTGGTAGTGACTCTAACTGGGATGAATTCAGAAGCTTTAATCCGGCCGGTAAAGTACCCTGCCTACACGCCAGCAAAGCCGTCGATGTGGTTTGGGATTCACTGGCCATCATAGAATATCTGGCAGAAAGACATGCTGGCGTCTGGCCAACCGATGGCAAGGCACGCACCTGGGCGCGCTGTGCGGCGGCCGAGATGCATAGCGGTTTTACTGCAATCCGCCAAACTTGCCCTATGCATGTAGGTTTCCGGATACAGATGCCTGCCACTAGCGCCGCGTTTAATCACGACATCGCCAGACTCAATGAACTTTGGAACCAAGGTTTGGATCAATTCGGTGGCCCGTTTTTAGCCGGTGCCAAATTCACTGCGATCGATGCCTTCTTCGCTCCGGTGGTATTTCGGGCGCAAAGCTATGGGCTGGCATTAAACGAAAAATCCGCTGCTTACGCCCAGCATCTATTGCAAACCAACGCCATGCAACAATGGCAGAGCGAGGCATTAACAGAATCCTGGCGCGAACCCGGCCACGAGCAAGCCGCCCTAGCAGCCGGCAACTTGCTGGCAGATCTGCGCGCTTAG